The Macadamia integrifolia cultivar HAES 741 unplaced genomic scaffold, SCU_Mint_v3 scaffold3701, whole genome shotgun sequence DNA segment CCAACATCTTGTGCCTCATGTATTGATAAATGCGAGCGTTGTTAAAAATCTCCTGCTTGTAGAAACACCAATTTAAGAGCCTAGGGACAAGGCAAAAGATCTTATCAAGAACACCTTCGGCTTCCACCAAACCATTTTGCTCAACCAGAGAACAGAAAAGTTGAAGTAGGCCTCCAAGAAACAAAAACCTGGACTCCGGAGAACAAACATTCCTGGGCGGTAAAGCAATTCCAGCAGAGCTTTTCTGCACTTCACTAGTCTGACCAACATGAATCTCACTCAATAGTTCCCAACACACATTTGAGATAGAATGCATGTATACTTCTAAAAGATCACCATCATTGCTTTGCTTCAAGTATTTCATAATATTACGTAAAACTCTTAAAAGACCAGCTACTGTATGCCAATTCGCATTTTCTAGTCTTGAACGTAAAATTAGAATGAAACTCGATGTATTACACTCTGAATCTGTGGCCCTAGAGGTTGATGACACCATTAAGGATGAAAGATTGTTGGAGATTACGACTTCTAAGCAACTGCATAACAAATAAGCAAATCCACCCCGTTTGCTTCCctgaaaaataaagataaataagaCCCATATTGTCACTGTTATCTAAAACCAGACAAGGTAGCTAGGAACAATTA contains these protein-coding regions:
- the LOC122068325 gene encoding uncharacterized protein LOC122068325, producing the protein VIFLKVGSQYIKHLAGNLLVVISKFIAKAGSKRGGFAYLLCSCLEVVISNNLSSLMVSSTSRATDSECNTSSFILILRSRLENANWHTVAGLLRVLRNIMKYLKQSNDGDLLEVYMHSISNVCWELLSEIHVGQTSEVQKSSAGIALPPRNVCSPESRFLFLGGLLQLFCSLVEQNGLVEAEGVLDKIFCLVPRLLNWCFYKQEIFNNARIYQYMRHKMLVCLYFLYFVYGHSIRHIYVI